Proteins encoded in a region of the Ranitomeya imitator isolate aRanImi1 chromosome 9, aRanImi1.pri, whole genome shotgun sequence genome:
- the BET1L gene encoding BET1-like protein, translated as MADWGRGSNTGAVDEMLDAENKRLSENLSTKVTRLKSLALDIDREADDHNNYLDGMDSDFMSVTGLLSGSVKRFTGMARSGRDNRKLLCYVSAGLVGLFFILYYLVVRAST; from the exons ATGGCGGACTGGGGCCGAG GTTCCAACACAGGCGCAGTGGATGAGATGCTCGATGCAGAGAATAAACGTCTTTCAGAAAATCTCTCAACCAAAGTGACTCGGCTGAAATCG CTTGCACTGGACATTGACCGAGAAGCAGACGACCATAACAATTACCTGGATGGCATG GACTCTGACTTTATGAGTGTGACCGGCCTTCTGAGCGGCAGCGTAAAACGCTTCACAGGAATGGCTCGATCTGGACGGGATAATCGCAAGCTCCTGTGCTACGTGTCGGCCGGGCTGGTGGGACTCTTCTTCATCCTGTATTATCTTGTAGTGCGGGCCAGCACGTGA